A window of Photobacterium toruni genomic DNA:
ACACCGCCACAAGCCAACGACGCCACTAAACATGATTTACATCAAAAAATATTACCTTTCTTTCGTATTTTTTAAACTTTATACCACCTGTATTTTTAATATTTACTTTTAATAATGATGCATTAGATCATAATCCATTCTTATTTATTCACAATCAATCAATATAAAATCATTACCGCTTTTGCAAAAAGCTCTCTATAAATCAATATTAAACAACAGGTTACACAATTCCATTTGCAAATAATTGTATGCCAATAAAGAATCCACAAGTGGTACTAATAAATATTTCACTTAAATAAAAAACCAACTAAACAGCAAAAAATTCATTATATAACAATGTCTTATTTGTATGATTATAATATTCATTGAACTAAAAGGCCTCAAACGATCATTTTGTATTAAATAGATTTTAATTATGATTAAATATTTAAAGGATAAATATTATACAAAAAAACAATACTTAATAAGTTCAGATAAAATTCTATACTTTTGTGTTTAATTAAAAGTACCAACTCGTTATTAAATGGTAATCAATATTATTTTCAATAACATTATTATTGTTAAATATTAGCTTTTTTTTATATTTCTGAAATAGAGGTATAAAAAAAACGAGACTATTATTGTCTCGTTTTTTACTTTTTACTTTTTACTTTTTACTTTCCGTTATTATTTTGTTTTTGGTATATCAAGTCCAAAATGTAAATAAGCACGTTGAGTTGCAATTCGACCACGTGGTGTACGTTGTAAAAAACCTTGCTGAATCAAATATGGCTCAAGTACATCTTCAATAGTGTCTCTCTCTTCACCAATTGCAGCAGCTAAATTATCAAGTCCAACGGGTCCCCCCATGAACTTATCAATAATAGCCATCAATAATTTACGGTCCATATAGTCAAAGCCGCTACTATCAACATCGAGCATATCAAGTGCTTTATTTGCGACTTCAGAGCAAATATGGCCATTACTTTTCACTTCAGCATAATCACGAACACGACGTAATAATCGATTCGCAATACGTGGCGTACCGCGAGCACGCATTGCCATTTCCATCGCCCCTCCCTCTTCAAGGGATAAACCAAGATAACTGGCACTACGAGAGACGATATCTTTAAGATCATCCACTTTGTAATATTCTAAGCGTTGCGTAATACCAAATCGATCACGTAATGGCGAGGTTAACGATCCCGCACGTGTCGTCGCACCAATTAAGGTAAATGGTGGTAAATCAATTTTAATTGAACGCGCTGCAGGACCTTCACCAATCATAATATCTAATTGATAGTCTTCCATTGCTGGATAAAGAATCTCTTCAACTTGCGGGCTTAAACGATGAATTTCATCAATAAAAAGCACATCGTTTTCTTCAAGATTAGTTAATAACGCAGCCAGATCTCCTGCCTTTTCAAGCACTGGTCCTGATGTAGTACGAATACTCACACCCATTTCATTAGCCACAATATTGGCCAAGGTGGTTTTACCTAAACCAGGAGGACCAAAGATCAATAAGTGGTCAAGAGCCTCATTGCGCAATCTTGCTGCTTGAATAAATATTTCCATTTGATCACGAACGTGATCTTGACCTTGATAATCGTTGAGTAACTTCGGACGAATAGCGCGATCTATAATTTCATCTTCGCGAGGTGTCTCAAAATTACTAGAAACCAGTCTATCGGCTTCAATCATAATAAATACCTATTACAGGATGTGTGATCACACCATTGAACGTAGTGCATCACGAATCATCGCTTCACTGGTCATGTCTGGCTGAGCAACTTGTGCTACAACTTTAGCGGCAATTTGTGGTTTATAACCTAAAGCAACTAATGCGCTAACGGCTTCATCTTCAGCTCGCGCTTGATTTGCTGGATATTGAATTTCAGCATTAGATGCTGCGGTATCAAGTGCTGCGGTGAATAAATCGCCTTCACCCCAACCTTTTAGACGATCTTTCATCTCAACCACTAATCGTTCTGCAGTTTTCTTACCCACACCCGGAATTTTAACCAGCGTAGTAACATCCTCTAGCTCTACACTACGTACAAATTGACTTGCCGTCATTGCAGATAAGATAGCTAGACCCAATTTAGGTCCAACACCATTTGCTTTAATGACTTCACGAAATAATTCACGCTCGCTTTTTTTATTAAAGCCATACAATAACTGGGCATCTTCACGCACAACAAAGTGAGTAAAAATAATCGCTTCTTGACCTAACTCAGGTAACTCATAGAAACAGCTCATCGGCATAGCAACTTCATAGCCAATCCCGCCCACTTCAAGGAGTACTTCTGGTGGCTGTTTTTCAATCACAATTCCGCGTAGTCGGCCAATCACAACATCATCTCTATAATAGGAAGTAAACTGGCACTAGAATAGTAAACTACTGGATCAATATCCAGCCCTTTATGCATACTACCTTCAATAAAAAAAGCAGCCATCGCTGCTTCTATATAATAACAATAAGGCTTATTACTCGATAAACTAACGGTAACGACCACGACGAGCACTGGTTACTTTACCTGCCATTGCAATTAAAGTTTTATGAGTATGAGCATGACAAATAGCAATCGCTAAAGCATCGGCAGCATCAGCTTGTGGTTTCCCTTCCAGCTTGAGTACTGAACACACCATATGCTGTACCTGAACTTTATCTGCTCCACCATTGCCCACTACGGCTTGCTTAATTAGTCGCGCTGCATATTCACTCACAGGTAAATCTGCATTAACGGCCGCGACAATAGCACAACCACGCGCCTGCCCAAGCTTGATCGCAGAACTGGCATTTTTACCCATAAACACTTCCTCAATCGCAAAACAGTCGGGTTGAAATTGAGTAATAACCTCAGAAACCCCTGCATAAATCTGTTTTAATCGACCGGGAATATCAGGGCATGATGTACGAATACATCCACTGCCTAAATATTCTAGCTTACGACCAACTTGTCGAATAACACCGTATCCCGTAATACGCGAACCGGGGTCAATACCTAAAATGATAGACATGAATCCAATATACCACTTGGTTAATATATCAATTTTCGATTGCAGCTAACTATAGTCTAACCACACTCCACATTAACATTGATATAAACATAAAAATAAGCCGACCTCTTATTACTAAGGGTCGGCCTGTTATTCGCTATTGTTAATAAAGATTAATCATAGTGAATATCGTCAAGTCAGTTGATTTAATAATCTAACTTATTCTTGATCTACTTTCTTCTTTGCAATCTTAACGGCAATTGAAAGTTCTTCCAATGCTGCTGGATTTGCTAAGCTTGGCGCATCTGTAAGTAGACATGCTGCTGCGGTTGTTTTAGGGAATGCAATAACGTCACGAATGTTATCAGTACCACAAAGTAGCATTACCAAACGGTCGAGACCAAATGCAAGACCTGCGTGTGGTGGTGTACCAAACTGCAATGCATCTAGTAAGAAACCAAACTTCAGACGTTGCTCTTCAGTTGAGATACCTAGAATATCAAACACTGTTGATTGCATTGCTGAGTTGTGAATACGTACAGAACCACCGCCCACTTCGTAGCCATTGATAACCATATCGTATGCATTGGATAATGCATCAGCAGGGTTAGCTGCTAGCTCTTCTGGAGTTAGGTTTAATGGAGAAGTAAATGGGTGGTGCATTGCAGACAATGAGCCATCTTCATTTTCTTCAAACATTGGGAAATCAACAACCCAAAGTGGTTTCCAAGCTGACTTATCAGTTAATTCTAGATCTTCACCTAGTTTCAGACGAAGTGCACCCATCGCTTCTGTAACAACACGCTTGCTATCAGCACCAAATAGAATGATATCGCCAGATTCTGCTTGAGTACGCTCAAGTAAGTTCTCAACAATTTCTGCGTTTAGGAACTTAGCCACTGGAGATTGAACACCCTCAATACCTGCAGCGCGATCGTTAACCTTCATCCATGCTAAGCCTTTCGCACCATAAATGCCTACAAACTTAGTGTATTCATCAATTTGCTTACGGCTTAGAGATGCGCCACCCGGAACACGGATAACAGCAACGCGACCTTTAGGATCATTTGCTGGAGCAGAGAATACTTGGAACTCAACATCTTTAACAATGTCAGCAACATCAACTAACTCTAGTGGGTTACGTAGATCTGGCTTATCAGAACCAAAACGACGTGCCGCTTCTTCAAATGACATAACAGGGAATGCGCCAAGATCTACATTTAATAGCTCTTTCCACATTTCTGTGATCATTTTTTCAGTTGTTGCACGTACTTGATCTGCAGACATGAACGATGTTTCGATATCGATTTGAGTAAATTCAGGCTGACGATCAGCACGTAAATCTTCATCACGGAAACATTTAACGATTTGATAGTAACGATCAAAACCAGACATCATCAACAATTGCTTAAATAACTGTGGTGATTGCGGTAATGCGTAGAATTTACCTTTATGTACACGACTTGGTACTAAGTAATCACGCGCACCTTCTGGTGTTGCTTTCGTTAGTACTGGAGTTTCGATATCTAAGAAAGCATTATCATCAAGGAAACGACGAACAAAGCTTGATGCTTTAGCACGTAGCTTAATGCGGTCGCTCATTTCTGGACGACGAAGATCTAAATAACGGTATTTTAGACGTTGTTCTTCTGAGTTCTTTTGGTTGAAGTCAAGCGGTAACGCTTCTGAACGGTTGATGATCTCAAGGCCAGTTGCATAAATTTCAACTTCACCTGTTGCCATGTCTTTATTACATTGGCTTTCAGGACGCTCACGCACTTCACCCGTTAGACGAATACAAAACTCGTTACGTAATTGGTTTGCTAGTCCGAAGATTTCTGTCATATCAGGGTCAATAACAACCTGAACCACACCTTCGCGATCACGCATATCAATAAAGATAAGACCGCCCAAATCACGGCGACGGTTAACCCAACCACATAAATCTACTGTTTGTCCTGCTAGGGACTTATTTAGGTGTCCACAATAATGGGTGCGCATAAGAAATTCCCAATCTGTCTATATTAGCATGTTCGTACTCGAGTCACAGCTCACTGCTAACCCAAGTACAACTGGTTCAATCCCGACCGCTTGCTGTCTAATTTACGCATAAAATTGGATAGCAAGCCGACCAAGAGGCAAAAATAACAAGCTATTATACCCAAACGGCCTCAGTTTGCGAAGTTAACCGCACGTTTATTCGCACGATCTACCACCAATCAAAAATGGAATCGTAATTAATCGTTTTCTGTCATGGTTATTTAAGCTTTTCAAGGTGAGTTACGATAAAATTCTAAGATATTATATCAACGGCTTGAACTTTAAATGATATCAACCCAAAATCTACCACTTCGAATAGGCTTAACCCAGTGGTCACACAACCATTGGGTTAACAGCCTATATGATAAAGGTTGTAAAAGTGGTGAGCGTCTTGCGCGCTATGCTGAAGTATTTACAACGGTAGAAGGTAA
This region includes:
- the ruvB gene encoding Holliday junction branch migration DNA helicase RuvB; its protein translation is MIEADRLVSSNFETPREDEIIDRAIRPKLLNDYQGQDHVRDQMEIFIQAARLRNEALDHLLIFGPPGLGKTTLANIVANEMGVSIRTTSGPVLEKAGDLAALLTNLEENDVLFIDEIHRLSPQVEEILYPAMEDYQLDIMIGEGPAARSIKIDLPPFTLIGATTRAGSLTSPLRDRFGITQRLEYYKVDDLKDIVSRSASYLGLSLEEGGAMEMAMRARGTPRIANRLLRRVRDYAEVKSNGHICSEVANKALDMLDVDSSGFDYMDRKLLMAIIDKFMGGPVGLDNLAAAIGEERDTIEDVLEPYLIQQGFLQRTPRGRIATQRAYLHFGLDIPKTK
- the aspS gene encoding aspartate--tRNA ligase, with protein sequence MRTHYCGHLNKSLAGQTVDLCGWVNRRRDLGGLIFIDMRDREGVVQVVIDPDMTEIFGLANQLRNEFCIRLTGEVRERPESQCNKDMATGEVEIYATGLEIINRSEALPLDFNQKNSEEQRLKYRYLDLRRPEMSDRIKLRAKASSFVRRFLDDNAFLDIETPVLTKATPEGARDYLVPSRVHKGKFYALPQSPQLFKQLLMMSGFDRYYQIVKCFRDEDLRADRQPEFTQIDIETSFMSADQVRATTEKMITEMWKELLNVDLGAFPVMSFEEAARRFGSDKPDLRNPLELVDVADIVKDVEFQVFSAPANDPKGRVAVIRVPGGASLSRKQIDEYTKFVGIYGAKGLAWMKVNDRAAGIEGVQSPVAKFLNAEIVENLLERTQAESGDIILFGADSKRVVTEAMGALRLKLGEDLELTDKSAWKPLWVVDFPMFEENEDGSLSAMHHPFTSPLNLTPEELAANPADALSNAYDMVINGYEVGGGSVRIHNSAMQSTVFDILGISTEEQRLKFGFLLDALQFGTPPHAGLAFGLDRLVMLLCGTDNIRDVIAFPKTTAAACLLTDAPSLANPAALEELSIAVKIAKKKVDQE
- the ruvC gene encoding crossover junction endodeoxyribonuclease RuvC, producing the protein MSIILGIDPGSRITGYGVIRQVGRKLEYLGSGCIRTSCPDIPGRLKQIYAGVSEVITQFQPDCFAIEEVFMGKNASSAIKLGQARGCAIVAAVNADLPVSEYAARLIKQAVVGNGGADKVQVQHMVCSVLKLEGKPQADAADALAIAICHAHTHKTLIAMAGKVTSARRGRYR
- the ruvA gene encoding Holliday junction branch migration protein RuvA → MIGRLRGIVIEKQPPEVLLEVGGIGYEVAMPMSCFYELPELGQEAIIFTHFVVREDAQLLYGFNKKSERELFREVIKANGVGPKLGLAILSAMTASQFVRSVELEDVTTLVKIPGVGKKTAERLVVEMKDRLKGWGEGDLFTAALDTAASNAEIQYPANQARAEDEAVSALVALGYKPQIAAKVVAQVAQPDMTSEAMIRDALRSMV